The following proteins come from a genomic window of Heyndrickxia acidicola:
- the rocF gene encoding arginase gives MKSKITIVGVPMDLGQRNPGVNMGPNAMRYAGVSEYLEGLGYKVTDYNDIEIGKAEYLEDPKINLRNLKAVADASETLGEKVDSIVKSGEFPLILGGDHSVAIGSLAGIAKNYKKLGVIWYDAHGDLNTPETSPSGNIHGMPLAASLGIGHPALTNVLNYSPKVKPENIVIIGARDLDAGERELIKARGIKVYTMHEIDRLGMTRVIEETIEYLKDRTDGVHLSLDLDGLDPADAPGVGTPVIGGISYRESHLAMEMLAEADIITSADFVEVNPILDERNRTAVVAVKLMGSLFGEKLL, from the coding sequence ATGAAAAGTAAAATTACTATCGTGGGAGTTCCTATGGACCTTGGGCAAAGAAATCCAGGAGTTAATATGGGGCCAAATGCTATGCGTTATGCAGGAGTTTCAGAATATTTGGAAGGCCTCGGATATAAGGTAACAGATTATAACGATATAGAAATAGGCAAGGCTGAATATTTAGAAGATCCAAAAATTAATTTACGTAATTTGAAAGCGGTTGCAGATGCAAGTGAAACTCTTGGTGAGAAAGTGGACTCCATTGTGAAAAGCGGTGAGTTTCCTCTCATTTTAGGCGGGGACCATAGTGTTGCAATTGGCTCACTTGCAGGAATAGCTAAGAACTATAAAAAACTTGGGGTAATCTGGTATGATGCACATGGTGATTTAAATACTCCGGAAACTTCACCATCTGGAAATATTCATGGTATGCCGCTTGCAGCAAGTCTTGGAATTGGACATCCAGCTTTAACCAATGTGCTGAACTATAGTCCAAAAGTAAAACCTGAAAATATCGTTATTATTGGTGCCAGAGACTTAGATGCCGGTGAAAGAGAGTTAATAAAAGCGCGGGGCATTAAAGTATATACTATGCACGAAATTGATCGGTTAGGAATGACAAGAGTAATAGAAGAAACAATAGAGTATTTAAAAGATAGGACAGATGGGGTCCACTTATCTCTGGATTTAGATGGACTTGATCCTGCTGATGCACCAGGCGTTGGAACACCGGTAATCGGCGGAATCAGTTATCGTGAAAGCCATTTAGCGATGGAAATGCTTGCTGAAGCAGATATCATTACATCTGCAGACTTTGTAGAGGTAAACCCTATTTTGGATGAAAGAAACAGGACGGCTGTTGTAGCTGTTAAATTAATGGGCTCGTTATTTGGTGAGAAACTGCTTTAA
- a CDS encoding aspartyl-phosphate phosphatase Spo0E family protein — translation MLSTKKELMQRIEERRHAMIQLALTSSFIDERVVKISDDLDRLIHTYHTLTIVEKH, via the coding sequence ATGCTGTCTACGAAGAAAGAGCTAATGCAAAGAATAGAAGAAAGACGTCATGCAATGATTCAACTTGCATTAACCTCCTCTTTTATTGATGAACGCGTAGTGAAGATCAGTGATGATCTTGACAGACTGATCCATACATATCACACATTAACCATTGTTGAAAAACATTAA
- the sigW gene encoding RNA polymerase sigma factor SigW — METLVTKRIKQVLKGDQNAFGEIVEIYKDKVFQICFRMLGNRHEAEDIAQEAFLRAYVNISSFNQDRNFSTWLYRIATNLCIDRIRKKKPDYYLDAEVPGTEGLDMYSQIAASGISPESEVEGMELQEIVQKEISALPEKYRSVIILKYLEDLSLNEISEILDMPLGTVKTRIHRGREALRKQLRKL, encoded by the coding sequence ATGGAAACACTGGTTACAAAAAGAATCAAACAAGTCTTAAAAGGCGACCAGAACGCTTTTGGCGAGATTGTTGAGATATATAAAGATAAAGTTTTTCAAATCTGTTTTCGTATGTTGGGAAACCGCCACGAAGCAGAGGATATAGCACAAGAAGCATTTCTGCGCGCATATGTGAATATTTCCAGCTTTAATCAGGATAGAAATTTTTCTACATGGTTATATCGAATTGCTACAAATTTATGCATAGACCGTATTCGAAAGAAGAAACCTGATTATTATTTGGATGCTGAAGTTCCCGGAACGGAAGGCTTAGATATGTATTCACAAATTGCAGCAAGCGGTATATCCCCTGAATCAGAGGTTGAGGGAATGGAGCTCCAAGAAATCGTCCAAAAGGAGATTTCAGCCTTGCCCGAAAAATATCGTTCCGTTATTATTTTAAAGTATTTAGAGGATTTATCATTAAATGAAATTAGTGAAATACTCGATATGCCTCTTGGGACCGTTAAAACGAGAATTCACAGGGGCCGTGAAGCTTTGAGAAAGCAGCTTCGAAAATTATAG
- a CDS encoding anti-sigma factor family protein produces the protein MSACSEEMILYMHDYLNGELSKDREEELKKHIQSCQSCQKHFQELKKTDAFIKSAGIISAPEGFTAAVMARLPQEKKKMKFQRWLRNHPIMSAAVLFIVLMAGSVFSNWHDQQEFSFTKNPHLLVKNHTVIVPKGDVIKGDLVVKNGNVRVEGKVEGDVTVINGKQYMASARNVSGNIEVINQVYDWIWFKIKGFGKSLVHLFQ, from the coding sequence TTGAGCGCTTGTTCGGAAGAAATGATTCTCTATATGCACGATTATCTAAACGGAGAACTATCTAAAGACCGTGAAGAGGAATTGAAAAAGCATATTCAGTCTTGCCAAAGCTGCCAGAAGCATTTTCAGGAATTAAAGAAAACAGATGCTTTTATAAAAAGTGCTGGGATAATTTCTGCACCGGAGGGATTTACAGCTGCGGTAATGGCAAGGCTCCCGCAAGAGAAAAAGAAAATGAAGTTCCAACGCTGGCTGAGGAACCATCCAATAATGTCTGCGGCCGTTTTATTTATTGTTCTAATGGCAGGAAGCGTGTTCTCAAATTGGCATGACCAGCAGGAGTTTTCCTTTACTAAAAACCCTCATCTGCTTGTCAAAAACCATACTGTTATCGTTCCAAAGGGTGATGTAATTAAGGGTGACCTGGTTGTGAAAAATGGTAACGTACGGGTAGAGGGGAAAGTAGAGGGAGATGTGACGGTCATTAATGGGAAGCAGTATATGGCTTCTGCCCGCAATGTGTCAGGGAATATAGAGGTTATAAACCAGGTATACGATTGGATTTGGTTTAAGATAAAGGGATTTGGAAAAAGCCTCGTCCATCTATTTCAATAG
- the cdaA gene encoding diadenylate cyclase CdaA, with amino-acid sequence MSLSDFTIMDYLSNIVDILLVWFVIYKLIMVIRGTKAVQLLKGIFVIIIVRSLSEFLGFHTLSWMMEQALTWGFLAIIIIFQPELRRALEQLGRGRFFSRANMQEDNEQARVIEAIVKATSYMAKRRIGALISIELGTGMSDYIETGIPLNSVITSELLINIFIPNTPLHDGAVILQKNRVAAAACYLPLSESPFISKELGTRHRAAMGISEVTDSLTVVVSEETGAISLTKNGELHRDVKLDEFKELLELELIHSNKQASSSKWNWRVKKHG; translated from the coding sequence ATGAGTTTGTCGGACTTTACCATCATGGATTATCTTTCAAATATCGTTGATATACTTCTTGTTTGGTTTGTTATATATAAACTAATCATGGTGATCCGGGGAACAAAGGCTGTACAGCTGTTAAAGGGCATTTTTGTCATTATCATTGTACGGTCATTAAGTGAGTTTCTTGGATTCCATACTTTAAGCTGGATGATGGAGCAAGCTCTTACTTGGGGCTTCCTGGCTATTATTATTATCTTCCAGCCAGAGCTGCGAAGGGCATTGGAGCAATTGGGAAGAGGCAGATTCTTCTCAAGGGCGAATATGCAGGAAGACAATGAACAGGCAAGAGTAATAGAAGCCATTGTCAAAGCAACAAGCTACATGGCAAAACGGAGAATCGGTGCCCTTATTTCAATCGAATTGGGAACCGGAATGAGTGATTACATAGAAACGGGTATTCCGTTAAACTCAGTTATTACTTCGGAGCTTCTGATTAATATTTTTATTCCCAATACACCCTTGCACGATGGTGCCGTTATTTTACAAAAAAACCGTGTGGCTGCTGCAGCCTGTTATCTGCCTCTTTCGGAAAGTCCTTTTATATCTAAAGAGCTTGGAACCCGACATCGGGCAGCAATGGGAATCAGTGAGGTTACGGACAGTTTAACAGTTGTGGTCTCTGAAGAAACCGGAGCTATTTCATTAACTAAAAATGGAGAGCTACACAGGGATGTTAAATTGGATGAGTTTAAAGAACTATTGGAATTAGAATTGATTCACTCTAATAAGCAAGCCTCTTCATCGAAATGGAATTGGAGGGTGAAGAAGCATGGATAA
- a CDS encoding CdaR family protein — protein sequence MDKWMDSPWFIRAIALVLAILLFTSVNNELSGSNRDIGFAQNSDQETVQGVPVEIYYDTSNLVVYGAPKKVDVTISGPKSIVQNTKAVRDFSVYLDLRNAKIGTQRVKLKTKDLSTKLNAKINPAYVDVSVQEKVSVNYKVEPEFNQHLLADGYEAKTPSVDPQTVTITGGKDVISQISYVKASIDLDGEINSSFTRDAEVQVLDKNLNKLDVNVEPDTVQITVPVDNPSKTVPITVNPVGQESSNIAIKSITTTPKTIKIYGRSDVLKDIDALPVNVDISKITKSQDISVPLSPPDGVNKLSEGTVTVHVETEDKAEHKTFSNLSIDTEGLPSTDTVQFITPPNGKIDLTASGKSGDVQNLSSSDFQVFVDLSGLDPGDHTVNVEVKGPNKVDWKVSTQSVKVTLKDNQQSSNT from the coding sequence ATGGATAAATGGATGGATAGTCCCTGGTTCATACGGGCAATTGCATTAGTCCTGGCTATTTTATTGTTTACATCTGTTAATAACGAACTTAGCGGTTCTAACCGTGATATTGGATTTGCGCAAAATAGTGATCAGGAAACGGTACAGGGCGTGCCGGTTGAAATATACTATGATACGTCCAATCTTGTTGTCTATGGGGCTCCAAAGAAAGTTGATGTTACCATTTCTGGTCCAAAGAGTATTGTTCAAAATACAAAGGCTGTCCGAGATTTCAGCGTATATCTTGATTTAAGGAACGCTAAAATCGGCACCCAGCGAGTGAAACTTAAAACAAAAGATCTTTCTACTAAATTAAATGCAAAAATTAATCCGGCTTATGTCGACGTTTCCGTTCAGGAAAAGGTTTCTGTGAACTATAAGGTCGAGCCGGAGTTTAATCAGCATCTTCTTGCAGACGGGTATGAAGCCAAAACTCCATCAGTCGATCCCCAAACGGTTACGATTACCGGCGGGAAAGATGTGATCAGCCAAATTAGTTATGTGAAAGCATCGATAGATTTGGATGGTGAGATCAACTCAAGCTTTACCCGGGATGCAGAAGTCCAGGTGCTTGATAAAAATTTAAACAAGCTTGATGTGAATGTTGAGCCTGATACAGTCCAGATAACCGTTCCCGTAGACAATCCAAGTAAAACGGTGCCTATAACTGTAAATCCGGTCGGGCAGGAAAGCTCAAATATAGCAATAAAAAGTATCACCACAACACCTAAGACCATAAAAATATACGGGAGAAGCGATGTTCTGAAAGATATAGATGCTTTACCTGTAAATGTCGATATCAGTAAAATAACCAAAAGCCAGGATATCAGTGTTCCGCTTTCGCCGCCGGATGGCGTTAACAAATTAAGCGAGGGTACTGTTACCGTACATGTAGAAACAGAAGATAAAGCGGAACACAAAACCTTTTCAAACCTGAGTATTGATACAGAAGGGCTGCCGTCAACAGATACTGTACAGTTTATAACTCCCCCTAATGGGAAAATAGACTTGACTGCCAGCGGAAAAAGCGGGGATGTGCAAAATCTTTCATCCAGTGATTTTCAGGTATTTGTAGACTTAAGCGGCTTAGATCCAGGTGATCATACAGTTAATGTGGAAGTCAAGGGACCAAATAAAGTTGATTGGAAAGTTTCAACACAAAGCGTAAAAGTCACTTTAAAAGACAATCAGCAAAGCAGCAATACTTAA